Proteins encoded by one window of Planctomonas sp. JC2975:
- a CDS encoding carbohydrate ABC transporter permease: protein MSATSVAARQTSKRRQASGADARDAPRGWGHPFTYFIALIFIAVCIAPVLYIVFGGFRTNAQITTSPSGLPNPWVFSNYTDVLASSTFWGEFANSAIVAIVTTVGTVVLGIMVSFVLARYEFKGKGAMYSLFAAGLMFPLVIAITPLYIVIKDLGLIDNLMGVAIPQIAFALPTTVIIMVPFLKAIPNEIEEAASIDGASRLGFFFRMVIPLSLPGVVTVGILAFVGAWNNYVLPLYILNSQGNFTLPLGVQAFSSQYSQDTAKVLAFTSLSMLPALLFFSIFERRIVGGLTGAVKG from the coding sequence ATGAGTGCGACGAGCGTTGCCGCACGACAGACGTCGAAGAGGCGGCAGGCATCTGGTGCAGACGCGAGGGACGCGCCGCGCGGATGGGGACATCCGTTCACCTACTTCATCGCCCTGATCTTCATCGCCGTCTGCATCGCACCCGTTCTGTACATCGTGTTCGGGGGCTTCCGCACCAACGCGCAGATCACGACGAGCCCCTCCGGGCTGCCGAACCCGTGGGTGTTCAGCAACTACACGGATGTGCTCGCGTCGTCGACCTTCTGGGGCGAATTCGCGAACTCGGCCATCGTCGCCATCGTGACGACCGTCGGCACCGTCGTGCTCGGCATCATGGTGAGCTTCGTTCTCGCCCGTTACGAGTTCAAGGGCAAGGGTGCGATGTACTCGCTCTTCGCCGCGGGCCTGATGTTCCCGCTGGTGATCGCGATCACCCCGCTCTACATCGTGATCAAGGATCTCGGTCTGATCGACAACCTGATGGGCGTCGCGATCCCGCAGATCGCGTTCGCCCTCCCGACGACGGTCATCATCATGGTGCCGTTCCTCAAGGCGATCCCGAACGAGATCGAGGAAGCCGCGTCGATCGACGGTGCGAGCAGACTCGGGTTCTTCTTCCGCATGGTGATCCCGCTGTCGCTGCCCGGTGTGGTGACGGTGGGGATCCTGGCGTTCGTCGGCGCCTGGAACAACTATGTGCTGCCGCTGTACATCCTCAACTCGCAGGGGAACTTCACGCTGCCGCTCGGCGTGCAGGCGTTCTCGTCGCAGTACTCGCAGGACACCGCGAAGGTGCTCGCCTTCACGTCGCTCTCGATGCTGCCCGCTCTGCTGTTCTTCTCGATCTTCGAGCGCCGCATCGTCGGTGGGCTCACCGGAGCCGTGAAGGGGTAG
- a CDS encoding sugar ABC transporter permease encodes MSTTLDTETAVGSRSQGTSTVGDAVAASPTSPRARRRRGGRGRMRLEIALLSGPAIIVFVAFVIFPVALAAYYGFFRWHGYGPATDFVGLQNYWLILTDPEFHAVLWHNLVIVVLSLVIQGPLAIILALLLNQKIRGRSVIRVLIFVPYVISEVIVGTGWSLMLQSNGAVNDLLQNMGLGFLKTGWLSDPNVAIWSLLAIISWKYIGFAVILMLAGLQSIPEELFEAAQIDGASYWQIQRRITLPLLGPTIRIWAFLSIIGSLQLFDLVYIIWGQYIASTAGTSTMATYMVANGRNSGNFGYGNAVAVVMFVISLIIALLYQRFVLRRDLQGAVTEGAK; translated from the coding sequence ATGAGCACCACCCTGGACACTGAGACTGCCGTAGGCAGCCGGTCGCAGGGCACCTCCACGGTCGGGGACGCGGTCGCCGCGTCCCCGACCTCGCCGCGTGCCCGCAGACGCCGTGGCGGCAGAGGGCGCATGCGGCTCGAGATCGCGTTGCTCTCCGGCCCCGCGATCATCGTTTTCGTGGCGTTCGTGATCTTCCCGGTCGCGCTCGCCGCCTACTACGGCTTCTTCCGGTGGCACGGCTACGGCCCGGCCACCGACTTCGTCGGACTGCAGAACTACTGGCTGATCCTCACGGATCCCGAGTTCCACGCCGTCCTCTGGCACAACCTGGTCATCGTCGTGCTGTCCCTGGTGATCCAGGGGCCGCTGGCGATCATCCTCGCGCTGCTGCTGAACCAGAAGATCCGCGGACGCTCGGTCATCCGCGTGCTGATCTTCGTCCCCTACGTCATCTCCGAGGTCATCGTCGGCACCGGGTGGAGCCTGATGCTGCAGAGCAACGGCGCCGTGAACGACCTGTTGCAGAACATGGGCCTCGGGTTCCTCAAGACCGGATGGCTCTCCGACCCGAACGTCGCGATCTGGTCGCTGCTCGCGATCATCTCGTGGAAGTACATCGGATTCGCAGTCATCCTGATGCTCGCAGGGCTGCAGTCGATCCCCGAGGAGCTCTTCGAGGCCGCGCAGATCGACGGTGCCTCGTACTGGCAGATCCAGCGCCGCATCACGCTCCCGCTGCTCGGACCGACGATCCGAATCTGGGCGTTCCTGTCGATCATCGGGTCACTGCAGCTGTTCGACCTCGTCTACATCATCTGGGGCCAGTACATCGCCTCGACCGCCGGCACCTCGACCATGGCGACGTACATGGTCGCCAACGGGCGCAATTCAGGCAACTTCGGCTACGGCAACGCCGTCGCCGTCGTCATGTTCGTGATCTCGCTCATCATCGCGCTGCTCTACCAGCGCTTCGTCCTGCGCCGTGACCTTCAAGGCGCCGTCACCGAGGGAGCCAAGTGA
- a CDS encoding extracellular solute-binding protein encodes MKKMRSLAAIAVGAGLVLAIAGCASSGNGSATSDNGKVTITLWDNSTTGPGQKFFDDAAAAYHKAHPNVTVKPQSIQNEDLDGKLQTALNSNSAPDIFLQRGGGKMQAMVDADQIQALDLSSTAKTDAGAAALAGSSIDGKVYAMPLDFLPEGIYYSKDLFSKAGITKTPTTVDELTADVAKLKASGVDAIAVGAKDAWPAAHWYYNFALRECSQTTMASTAKDLKFSDGCWTKAGNDLASFLKSDPFNSGFLTTSAQQGAGSSAGLVANHKAAMELMGSWDPGVMAGLTADQKVPSDLGWFPFPAINGGKGDSTALLGGIDGYSVSKNAPKEATDFLEFLVTKEQQEAYATAFDSIPVNKQAQGVVTASYNVSALEAFNKAGYASQYLDTLYGQNVGNAMNTAVVNLLAGKGTAADIVKDTNSAAAKG; translated from the coding sequence ATGAAGAAGATGCGCAGTCTCGCTGCGATCGCGGTCGGCGCGGGCCTCGTGCTCGCAATCGCCGGGTGTGCCTCGAGCGGCAACGGAAGCGCCACGTCCGACAACGGCAAGGTCACCATCACGCTGTGGGACAACTCGACGACCGGCCCCGGCCAGAAGTTCTTCGACGACGCGGCTGCCGCCTACCACAAGGCCCACCCGAACGTCACGGTCAAGCCGCAGTCGATCCAGAACGAAGACCTGGACGGCAAGCTCCAGACCGCACTGAACTCCAACTCCGCGCCGGACATCTTCCTGCAGCGCGGCGGCGGCAAGATGCAGGCCATGGTCGACGCCGACCAGATCCAGGCGCTCGACCTCTCCTCGACGGCGAAGACCGATGCGGGCGCGGCAGCACTCGCGGGCTCGTCCATCGACGGCAAGGTCTACGCCATGCCGCTCGACTTCCTCCCCGAGGGCATCTACTACAGCAAGGACCTGTTCTCCAAGGCAGGCATCACCAAGACGCCGACCACCGTCGACGAGCTGACAGCTGATGTCGCCAAGCTCAAGGCGAGCGGCGTCGACGCCATCGCCGTCGGTGCGAAGGATGCCTGGCCCGCCGCTCACTGGTACTACAACTTCGCCCTGCGCGAGTGCAGCCAGACGACCATGGCCTCCACGGCCAAGGACCTCAAGTTCTCCGATGGATGCTGGACCAAGGCCGGCAACGACCTCGCCTCCTTCCTGAAGTCCGACCCGTTCAACTCCGGATTCCTCACGACTTCGGCCCAGCAGGGCGCAGGATCGTCCGCCGGACTCGTCGCGAACCACAAGGCCGCGATGGAGCTCATGGGCAGCTGGGACCCGGGTGTGATGGCCGGCCTCACCGCCGACCAGAAGGTTCCGTCCGACCTCGGTTGGTTCCCGTTCCCGGCGATCAACGGCGGCAAGGGTGACTCGACGGCGCTGCTCGGCGGCATCGACGGATACTCCGTCTCGAAAAACGCGCCCAAGGAAGCCACCGACTTCCTCGAGTTCCTCGTCACCAAGGAGCAGCAGGAGGCCTACGCCACTGCGTTCGACTCCATCCCGGTGAACAAGCAGGCGCAGGGCGTCGTGACCGCCTCGTACAACGTCTCGGCACTCGAGGCCTTCAACAAGGCCGGGTACGCGTCGCAGTACCTCGACACGCTGTACGGCCAGAACGTCGGCAACGCGATGAACACCGCCGTCGTCAACCTGCTGGCAGGCAAGGGCACGGCAGCCGACATCGTCAAGGACACCAACTCCGCGGCGGCGAAGGGCTGA
- a CDS encoding LacI family DNA-binding transcriptional regulator, whose translation MTITDVARAAGVSVATVSKVINERYGVAPATIEKVTRVVEELGYESSLVASSLRRHRTNVIGILVAGFEPYSVELLKGVSAAAHDTQYELLAYSGPLTDVAPSGWERRSLSRLAGTLIDGAIVVTPTETLPSTSIPVVAIDPHAGRGGPATVDSDNRKGARTATEYLIELGHRRIAHIQGRGDLESSRLRELGYRDALKNAGIPFDEALLAKGEYRQSDAEDAARTLLALPDPPTAIFAANDLSALGVLHVAEELGLQVPRDLSVMGYDDIPDAASSSPPLTTIAQPLARMGAEALQMLTKLLAGKDAARHRHLQARLVVRGTTAASPQPAAVRP comes from the coding sequence GTGACCATCACAGACGTCGCACGGGCTGCCGGTGTCTCGGTCGCGACGGTGTCGAAGGTGATCAACGAGCGCTACGGAGTTGCCCCGGCCACGATCGAGAAGGTCACCAGGGTGGTCGAGGAGCTCGGGTACGAGTCATCGCTGGTGGCCAGCAGCCTGCGCAGGCATCGCACGAACGTGATCGGCATTCTGGTGGCCGGGTTCGAGCCGTACTCGGTGGAGCTGCTGAAAGGCGTCTCGGCCGCCGCCCATGACACGCAGTACGAACTGCTGGCCTATTCGGGTCCGCTGACGGATGTCGCGCCCTCCGGCTGGGAGCGCCGCTCGCTCTCGCGTCTGGCCGGCACGCTCATCGACGGCGCGATCGTCGTCACGCCGACCGAGACGCTGCCGAGCACGAGCATCCCCGTCGTCGCGATCGACCCGCACGCGGGCAGAGGCGGGCCGGCGACCGTGGACTCGGACAACCGCAAGGGAGCCCGCACGGCCACGGAGTACCTCATCGAACTCGGACACCGGCGCATCGCTCACATCCAGGGACGCGGCGATCTCGAGTCGTCACGACTGCGCGAGCTCGGATACCGGGACGCGCTGAAGAACGCCGGAATCCCGTTCGACGAGGCTCTTCTCGCCAAGGGCGAGTACCGGCAGAGCGACGCGGAGGACGCAGCAAGGACGCTGCTGGCGCTTCCGGATCCGCCGACCGCGATCTTCGCGGCGAACGACCTCTCCGCCCTCGGCGTGCTGCACGTCGCGGAGGAGCTCGGACTTCAGGTGCCCCGCGACCTCTCCGTGATGGGATACGACGACATCCCCGACGCCGCGAGCTCCTCTCCCCCGCTGACGACCATCGCCCAGCCGCTGGCACGCATGGGTGCCGAGGCTCTGCAGATGCTCACCAAGCTTCTGGCCGGCAAGGATGCCGCCCGCCACCGCCACCTGCAGGCCCGGCTCGTGGTGCGCGGCACCACTGCGGCATCGCCACAGCCGGCCGCTGTGCGGCCCTGA
- a CDS encoding glycerate kinase, whose translation MRIVIAPDSFKGSASAVHVCDAIAAGWRDVRPDDELVLLPMADGGEGTLDAFLLAVPGSSRVHVEVVGPDGQEVEASWALLPPTPELPGGTGVVELAETSGLPLMTHPDPLGAHTLGFGQAIADALDRGVSRLLLAIGGSASTDGGTGALVALGASLLDADGDPLELGGGVLSDVARVDLSELPPLPSSGALVLSDVTNPLLGETGAAHVFGEQKGADAAQRAALDLALAHWARAAQDAGAAVDPSTSGAGAAGGTGFGLLAWGATLVSGASTIADAIGLDDALSGADLVITGEGRYDAQTDGGKAPAVVAERAGAAGVPMALVAGSIAVKPVGFADAVALAELAGDVQSAIDDPVRWLRRAGAVLAERAGRP comes from the coding sequence ATGCGGATCGTGATCGCTCCCGACTCCTTCAAGGGCTCGGCGTCTGCCGTTCACGTGTGCGACGCGATCGCCGCCGGCTGGCGCGATGTGCGTCCCGACGACGAGCTGGTCCTACTGCCGATGGCGGACGGCGGAGAGGGAACGCTCGACGCGTTCCTGCTCGCCGTTCCCGGATCCTCTCGCGTGCACGTCGAAGTGGTCGGGCCCGACGGCCAGGAGGTCGAAGCGTCCTGGGCGCTGCTGCCGCCAACGCCCGAGCTGCCTGGAGGAACCGGGGTCGTCGAGCTGGCTGAGACGAGCGGCCTTCCGTTGATGACCCATCCGGATCCGCTCGGTGCGCACACCCTGGGCTTCGGTCAGGCGATCGCCGATGCCCTCGACCGCGGCGTCTCCCGGCTCCTGCTCGCGATCGGCGGCAGCGCTTCCACCGACGGTGGAACCGGTGCTCTGGTCGCACTCGGCGCCTCGCTGCTCGATGCGGATGGCGATCCGTTGGAGCTGGGTGGCGGAGTCCTGTCCGATGTGGCCAGGGTCGACCTCTCCGAGCTGCCACCGCTGCCGTCATCCGGTGCGCTGGTGCTGAGCGACGTGACGAATCCGTTGCTCGGCGAGACGGGGGCCGCGCACGTGTTCGGCGAGCAGAAGGGGGCGGATGCCGCGCAGCGCGCCGCCCTGGACCTCGCCCTCGCCCACTGGGCCCGTGCCGCGCAGGACGCGGGCGCAGCAGTGGATCCGTCGACATCAGGGGCTGGTGCCGCGGGAGGCACCGGATTCGGGTTGCTCGCGTGGGGCGCGACCCTCGTCTCCGGTGCCTCGACGATCGCGGATGCCATCGGCCTCGACGACGCCCTGAGCGGCGCGGATCTGGTCATCACCGGCGAGGGTCGCTACGACGCCCAGACGGACGGCGGCAAGGCTCCGGCGGTCGTCGCCGAGCGTGCAGGTGCGGCGGGTGTGCCGATGGCCCTCGTCGCCGGCTCGATAGCTGTGAAGCCGGTCGGCTTCGCCGACGCGGTCGCGCTGGCCGAGCTCGCGGGGGACGTGCAGTCCGCGATCGACGATCCGGTGCGCTGGCTTCGGCGTGCGGGAGCCGTGCTCGCGGAGCGCGCCGGGCGGCCTTAG
- a CDS encoding sugar phosphate isomerase/epimerase family protein: MSAHPRFSLNQATVKYASLAEAIDVTKAAGIESIGVWREPVADIGLDAATRLIADSGLRVSSLCRAGFFTTPEGQERMAALDDNRRAIDETAALAAAGAAGSAAVLVLVAGGLPAGSRDLKGARERVRDALGALEPFAASAGVTLAVEALHPMFAADRAVVSTLGQAIDLAVDAGPSVGVVVDTYHVWWDPDVFEQIERAGRLGRIASYQVCDWLTPLPADVLLGRGVPGDGHIDFGGLTRAVEDAGYTGDIECEIFNADVWSRPYAEVACEVSAAFTRVVAPELL; the protein is encoded by the coding sequence ATGAGCGCGCATCCGCGGTTCTCGCTGAACCAGGCGACCGTCAAGTACGCGTCGCTCGCCGAGGCCATCGACGTCACGAAGGCGGCAGGCATCGAGAGCATCGGTGTGTGGCGCGAGCCCGTCGCCGACATCGGCTTGGATGCCGCAACACGGCTGATCGCCGACTCCGGTCTCCGCGTTTCCAGCCTGTGCCGTGCAGGCTTCTTCACGACGCCCGAGGGGCAGGAGCGGATGGCCGCCCTCGATGACAACCGTCGTGCGATCGATGAGACGGCGGCGCTCGCTGCGGCGGGCGCCGCAGGATCCGCCGCGGTCCTCGTGCTCGTCGCAGGCGGGCTGCCCGCCGGATCCCGTGACCTGAAAGGTGCACGCGAGCGCGTGCGCGACGCGCTGGGTGCGCTCGAGCCGTTCGCGGCATCCGCTGGGGTCACCCTGGCGGTCGAGGCCCTGCACCCGATGTTCGCGGCGGATCGCGCCGTCGTCTCCACCCTTGGCCAGGCGATCGACCTCGCGGTCGACGCCGGACCGTCGGTCGGCGTCGTCGTCGACACCTACCACGTGTGGTGGGATCCGGACGTGTTCGAGCAGATCGAACGTGCCGGCCGCCTCGGCCGCATCGCCTCGTACCAGGTGTGCGACTGGCTCACCCCGCTTCCGGCCGACGTGCTGCTCGGACGCGGTGTGCCGGGAGACGGCCACATCGACTTCGGCGGGCTCACCCGTGCGGTCGAGGACGCCGGCTACACGGGAGACATCGAATGCGAGATCTTCAACGCGGATGTCTGGAGCCGCCCGTACGCGGAGGTCGCGTGCGAGGTCTCCGCAGCCTTCACCCGGGTCGTGGCGCCCGAACTGCTGTAA
- a CDS encoding dihydrodipicolinate synthase family protein has protein sequence MTELLLVGSDGVVRSESLVEHEPTLTPATPLKSRVAYAAAHVIPKPYADNVPGSPADLDWDATLAFRHHVWSQGLGVADAMDTAQRNMGLDAAATRELISRSAREAASVGGALVVGVNTDQVDDEVISLDAVIDAYVEQLEFTENAGAGVVLMASRHMARAAQSPADYERVYAAVLERATTPVVLHWLGEAFDPVLKGYFGEGDAAADTLIRIIEAHADKVSGVKMSLLDADAEIAVRSRLPQTAAMYTGDDFNYVDLIKGDGTTTEGANGSRVDARGHYSDALLGAFAAIAPVASRAIRALDAGDPDAYERILRPTEALSRQVFAAPTFYYKTGVAFLSWLNGHQESFTMVGGLHSARSLPHLSEIVRLANGSGALERPELAAARWHGLLALNGIVEVTAGIGHDGEPVADEDATAAGASELDAALGLIVADELAAAEGSNGQDDA, from the coding sequence GTGACCGAGCTGCTGCTCGTCGGATCTGACGGGGTCGTGCGATCCGAGTCGCTCGTCGAGCACGAGCCGACGCTGACGCCCGCCACCCCGCTGAAGTCGCGCGTCGCCTACGCGGCGGCCCACGTCATCCCGAAGCCGTACGCAGACAACGTGCCAGGCTCTCCCGCCGACCTCGACTGGGATGCCACGCTCGCGTTCCGCCACCACGTGTGGTCGCAGGGACTCGGTGTCGCGGACGCAATGGACACGGCCCAGCGCAACATGGGCCTGGACGCCGCGGCCACGCGCGAACTGATCTCGCGGAGCGCCAGAGAGGCGGCATCCGTCGGCGGTGCGCTCGTGGTCGGTGTGAACACGGATCAGGTGGACGACGAGGTCATCTCGCTCGACGCCGTGATCGATGCATACGTCGAGCAGCTCGAGTTCACCGAGAACGCCGGTGCCGGCGTCGTGCTGATGGCCTCCAGGCACATGGCGCGCGCCGCGCAGTCGCCGGCGGACTACGAGCGCGTCTACGCCGCCGTGCTCGAGCGGGCGACCACACCTGTCGTGCTGCACTGGCTCGGCGAGGCGTTCGACCCGGTGCTGAAGGGGTATTTCGGCGAAGGGGACGCGGCGGCCGACACGCTCATCCGCATCATCGAGGCGCACGCCGACAAGGTCTCCGGCGTCAAGATGAGCCTCCTGGATGCCGACGCCGAGATCGCGGTTCGCTCTCGCCTCCCGCAGACCGCGGCCATGTACACGGGTGACGACTTCAACTACGTCGACCTGATCAAGGGCGACGGCACGACGACGGAGGGTGCGAACGGATCCCGCGTCGACGCCCGCGGCCACTACTCGGACGCCCTCCTCGGCGCGTTCGCGGCCATCGCGCCTGTCGCCTCACGCGCGATCCGGGCACTCGACGCCGGCGATCCGGATGCCTACGAGCGCATCCTGCGCCCGACGGAGGCGCTGAGCCGCCAGGTCTTCGCGGCGCCGACCTTCTACTACAAGACGGGCGTCGCATTCCTCAGCTGGCTGAACGGACACCAGGAGTCCTTCACCATGGTGGGCGGCCTGCACTCGGCGCGCAGCCTGCCGCACCTCTCCGAGATCGTGCGTCTCGCGAACGGATCCGGCGCCCTCGAGCGTCCGGAGCTCGCCGCCGCGCGCTGGCACGGACTGCTCGCCCTGAACGGGATCGTGGAAGTGACCGCTGGAATCGGGCACGACGGCGAACCCGTCGCGGATGAAGACGCGACGGCCGCCGGAGCGTCCGAGCTCGATGCCGCACTCGGACTCATCGTGGCCGACGAGCTCGCCGCCGCGGAAGGCAGCAACGGACAGGACGACGCATGA
- a CDS encoding Gfo/Idh/MocA family oxidoreductase, whose amino-acid sequence MNGVSGRMGYRQHLVRSILAIREQGGVELSDGRRVQVEPLLVGRNEAKLAELAARHGLEHYTTDLDAALADPRWQVYSDFLVTKARASALRKAIAAGKAIYTEKPTAETFEEALELARLADEAGIKNGVVHDKLYLPGLRKLRRLIDSGFFGRILSVRGEFGYWVFEGDWMPAQRPSWNYRTEDGGGIIVDMFPHWNYVLEYLFGRVESVYARAVTEIPERIDEQGHSYKATADDAAYAVFDLEGGITAQLNSSWTTRVNRDELVEFQVDGTLGSAVVGLFGCKIQPRNATPRPTWNPDIPDGHDYASDWHEVPSLDLNGTEGFENGFKVQWEEFIRHIAEDAPFPYDLLSGARGVLMAEKGLESSRTGARVDIPAVTPESLRELAGAVGDGGAR is encoded by the coding sequence ATGAACGGCGTCTCCGGACGCATGGGCTATCGGCAGCACCTCGTGCGCTCCATCCTCGCGATCCGCGAACAGGGCGGCGTCGAGCTCTCGGACGGGCGGCGCGTACAGGTCGAGCCGCTGCTCGTCGGACGCAACGAGGCGAAGCTCGCCGAGCTCGCCGCCCGTCACGGCCTCGAGCACTACACGACCGACCTCGACGCGGCGCTGGCCGACCCTCGCTGGCAGGTGTACTCGGACTTCCTCGTGACGAAGGCGCGGGCATCCGCTCTCCGCAAGGCCATCGCGGCCGGCAAGGCGATCTACACCGAGAAGCCGACGGCCGAGACGTTCGAGGAGGCGCTCGAACTCGCCCGTCTGGCCGACGAGGCCGGCATCAAAAACGGCGTGGTGCACGACAAGCTCTACCTGCCGGGCCTGCGAAAGCTGCGTCGACTGATCGACTCCGGGTTCTTCGGCCGCATCCTCTCGGTGCGCGGCGAGTTCGGCTACTGGGTCTTCGAGGGCGACTGGATGCCTGCTCAGCGCCCCAGCTGGAACTATCGCACCGAAGACGGCGGCGGCATCATCGTCGACATGTTCCCGCACTGGAACTACGTATTGGAGTACCTGTTCGGACGTGTGGAGTCCGTGTACGCGCGCGCCGTCACCGAGATCCCTGAGCGGATCGACGAGCAGGGCCACTCCTACAAGGCGACAGCGGATGACGCCGCCTACGCCGTCTTCGACCTCGAGGGCGGCATCACCGCGCAGCTCAACTCGAGCTGGACGACGCGCGTGAACCGCGACGAGCTCGTGGAGTTCCAGGTGGACGGCACGCTCGGCAGCGCGGTCGTCGGGCTGTTCGGCTGCAAGATCCAGCCGCGCAACGCGACGCCGCGTCCGACCTGGAACCCGGACATCCCCGACGGCCACGACTACGCGTCGGACTGGCACGAGGTTCCGAGCCTCGATCTGAACGGGACGGAGGGGTTCGAGAACGGCTTCAAGGTGCAGTGGGAGGAGTTCATCCGCCACATCGCCGAGGACGCGCCGTTCCCCTACGACCTGCTCTCCGGAGCCCGCGGCGTGCTCATGGCGGAGAAGGGGCTGGAGAGCTCCCGAACCGGCGCGCGCGTCGACATCCCCGCCGTGACGCCCGAATCGCTGCGCGAGCTCGCCGGTGCGGTCGGCGACGGAGGCGCACGGTGA